The Lutibacter sp. A64 genome segment TTTTCATCTTCTGTACTTGTCAATTTTAATTCTAAATCTTCACCAAAAGGTTCTACCGTTGGAAAAATAATGTATCCTTTTTCAGAATCTACAGTTACCCCTTCAACATAATCAAAATAACCATCACCTTCTGCAACATAAAACTGACTTTGATCTAATTTATCAATATCTAATAAATTTAATAATGTTTTATCTGAAACACCTGATGTTTGTGCATTTTGTAATACATTTATTGAAACACCTGTTTCGTCGTCGGCATATAAAAGTTCTAACCTAAAGCCATCTTGCTGCATTCTATAGGTTTGAAGCGAGTAAATATTTTTCATCATCAAATCCCACATAGGAACATCAGTACTTACTATTTCACTTCTTAACAGTTTTACAACTATATTGTCTGGCGCAATAATACCATCACTTGTAAATTCTCCTACTCTATATACTTTTGAATCTCCACTAACTGTATATTCAAAAGCAACAGCTAACACATCAGAATCTGTAAGCCTTCTATTTAATGAAATATACCCTAATTGCGGATCAAATTTATAATCATCTACCCCTAATTTAATCGCATTTTCTAATACCGAATAATCTCTACCTTGTTGCATAGCGTAAGGCGTTAAACCATTACCTACAGTTGAAATTTTTCTAACTGGATTTGTACTATTTAAAATTGAAGCAATATTATTTGCATCGTTTGAAGGGTATAAAAACCCAGGATTTGGCGTTACATTTGCGGGTCCAATATTTGTTGGATCTCCTTCTCCAAGATCTGCTATAGCAACAATATTTCTAATATCTTCAGTAGTAGCATTTCTATTAGTTACCCATACTTCAACTTTAGTAATATTTATAGGACTATTAATTAGTGGATAGTTTTTTAAAGCTGTATTGTAATTATCTCTAAAATATTGTGAAAGAAAAAAGTGTCTATTTTCATCGTAATCTGTTGTTTGCAATTCAAACTCTTGAATTGTAGAACCTCCTTCTGCTGCTACAGTACGTGTTTGCGATTTTTGTTCAGCAAAAACACCAGTAACCGTAGTACGTCCAAATTGTAATTCTGTTTTAACACCAAATAAACTTTGCGCACCAACAATTAACGAATTTTTTAAAGGCATACTTACATTTCCAACTTCTACTTTTTGAAGAATATCATCTTCTGTTGGTGTGTATTCTAACTTTATTTGATTTTGAAAATTAAAAGATGCTTGTGTGTCGTATTGTGCTCCAACTTTTAAACGTGTACCTACTTTTGCTTGAATACTTGCACTAATTTGCTGATCAAAATCAAACGTAAAACTACTTCTATTGCGTTCAGATAATTGAGGGTTGTCTACTTTTTGGTACAACGCACCCATTTTAACAGTAACATCTCCGGTTGGATTTACTTCAATGCTATTTCCTCCAAAAAGAGATTGAAAAAAATCAGAATCTACGTAATATGTAGGTAATAAATTCTTTTGAGCTTCTTCACTTCCAAGCTTTTTACTATTGGTGGCACTAATTTTATTTTTATAGTAACCAAGCATGTCTTTTTTTAGCTTGTACTCTTTATATTCTTCTTGAGACATATACACTGGACGTTTTATATAATAATCTCCAATTTTCTCAACAATAATATATTTTCCTAATTCTGTATCGTAAATAACTTCAGATTCTGAAAGATTTTCTAAAAACAAACCGCCTTTCTGGTTACCTTTAAAAGGATACTTTAAACTTGTTGAATCTTTAGCGTTTTCAAATTTTGCAGTATCTTTTGCTTGTATTATAGGCAACACTTGTGCATTTACTGTTATTTTAAAAAACAACAATAAGATAATTAAAATATGTGTTTTAAATATAAATTTTGTTTTTTTCAAATCTTATAAATTTTTAAGTGCTTTTTTAATTAAAGCTTCAACACTTAACGTATTATCTTCTAATAAAATTTTATCAATAACCTTTTCTGCTTGTTTTTTAACAAATCCCAACACCTCTAAAGCAGATAACGCTTCATTTTTATTTGTATTATTTACCGATGCTGAAACTTCGTCAATATTGTATGTTTTTAAAATTTTATCTTTTAAATCTATCAATACTCTTTGCGCTGTTTTAACTCCAATTCCTTTTACAGATTTAATAACTCCCACATTTTCTGAAGCTATTGCCTGCTGAATTTCATCGGTAGTCATTGAAGACAACATTGTTCTTGCAATACTTGGACCTACACCAGAAACTGAAATTAACAATCTAAAAATTTCACGCTCAATTTTATCTACAAACCCAAATAATGTATGCGAATCTTCTTTTACAGACAAATGGGTATACAAAAACACCAATTCATCATCAGAGATTTTTGAATAGGTGTTTAATGAAATATGTAATAAATACCCTAAGCCTGCTGTTTCAACAACAACATAGGTCGGGTTTTTTTCTATTAATTTTCCTTTAATATGAGTGATCATTTCACTTATGGCTATTTACAGCCAAATGTAGTAAAATAATCTGTATTATTCTTAGCATTTTCTTGTGCATCTACAATAGCCACACAAACCATGTTAACAATCTCATCTACACTACACCCTAACTGTAGAATATGTGCTGGTTTTTTTAGTCCCATTACTATTGGCCCAATAGAGTCTATTTTATTTAAAGATTTTAAAAGTTTATAACTAATATTTGCAGAATTTAAATTAGGGAATATCAACCCGTTTACTTTTTTCTTATGAATTTTAGAAAAAGGGAATTTATCATCTCTTAAAGTTCTACTCAATGCAAAATCTGCTTGAATTTCTCCATCGATATTAATTTCTGGAAAATTTTCGTGTATATACGCCACTGCATTTGCACCTTTATTTGCCGATTTTGAATCTGCTGAACCAAAATTAGAATAAGATAGAACTGCTAAATGAGGGTCTATACCAAATATTTTCATAACTCTATCCGTCATTCTAACTATTTGAATAAGATCTTGTTCTGTTGGGTTTATATTAAACGCTGTATCAGAAAAGAACATTGGTCCTCTATCTGTCATCATTATATTAGTTGCAGCAACTCTACAAACACCTTTTGCCATACCGATTAATTCTATCATTGGTTTTGCCACACTCCTATAATTTCTAGAATATCCTGTAACTACAGAATCTGCTTCTCCTTCATTTACCATCATTGCAGCAAAATAATTACGTTCTCGCATCCATTTTTGAGCATCTAACAATGAAATTCCATTTCTTTGATGTTTTTCCCAATAAATTTTAGCAAACTTATTTC includes the following:
- the ruvA gene encoding Holliday junction branch migration protein RuvA, which produces MITHIKGKLIEKNPTYVVVETAGLGYLLHISLNTYSKISDDELVFLYTHLSVKEDSHTLFGFVDKIEREIFRLLISVSGVGPSIARTMLSSMTTDEIQQAIASENVGVIKSVKGIGVKTAQRVLIDLKDKILKTYNIDEVSASVNNTNKNEALSALEVLGFVKKQAEKVIDKILLEDNTLSVEALIKKALKNL